The proteins below are encoded in one region of Methanofollis aquaemaris:
- a CDS encoding DUF555 domain-containing protein has protein sequence MTNYLVTLESAWIIKDVKSLDDAVGIAISEAGKRLNPSAKFVEIESGFIQCPFCEEDLNCALVVANTALVGLMLSMKAFNAESEEHAKRIAKSVVGRALGTVPLKVTDVQEI, from the coding sequence ATGACCAACTATCTTGTAACACTCGAATCTGCATGGATTATCAAGGACGTCAAGTCCCTGGACGACGCTGTGGGGATCGCGATCAGCGAGGCAGGCAAGCGCCTCAACCCCTCGGCAAAGTTTGTCGAGATTGAGAGCGGGTTTATTCAGTGTCCGTTCTGTGAAGAAGACCTGAACTGCGCTCTGGTCGTTGCGAACACCGCCCTGGTCGGGCTCATGCTCTCGATGAAGGCCTTCAACGCCGAGTCGGAGGAGCATGCCAAGAGGATTGCGAAGTCGGTCGTCGGTCGGGCGCTCGGCACGGTCCCTCTCAAAGTCACGGATGTGCAGGAGATATGA
- a CDS encoding carbohydrate kinase family protein — translation MISVVGHTAIDHICTVPHFPERHTSVSTLDHQIFFGGGAANIAVGIATLGGPCELVSAVGSDFPGSGYEQKMDELGIMRRFFEVPDRPTATAFMFNDVAGDQITYFDWGASAVFAGAEAPALEFVHMATADPSFNVQVAERSEFASFDPGQDILRYSKEQFEAILENINILFANRHEAKQMAETLGTTVHDLAARVDLAVFTMDSKGCMLCVDGEEKHIPAIRVDAADPTGAGDAFRAGFLTAYARGYEPVRCCTVGTTAASFVVEKVGCQTNLPTWERLARRHEEYFGPIVKR, via the coding sequence ATGATCAGCGTCGTCGGGCATACGGCCATCGACCATATCTGCACGGTGCCGCATTTTCCCGAGCGGCACACCTCGGTCTCCACCCTTGACCACCAGATCTTCTTTGGCGGCGGGGCGGCGAACATCGCTGTGGGGATCGCGACGCTGGGGGGGCCTTGCGAACTGGTCAGTGCGGTCGGTTCCGACTTCCCGGGCAGTGGCTACGAGCAGAAGATGGACGAACTCGGGATCATGCGCCGGTTCTTCGAGGTGCCCGACCGCCCGACGGCGACGGCCTTCATGTTCAACGATGTCGCCGGCGACCAGATCACCTACTTCGACTGGGGCGCCTCGGCGGTCTTCGCCGGGGCCGAGGCTCCGGCCCTGGAGTTCGTGCATATGGCGACCGCCGACCCCTCGTTCAACGTGCAGGTCGCAGAAAGAAGCGAGTTTGCCTCCTTCGATCCCGGCCAGGATATCCTGCGGTACTCGAAGGAGCAGTTCGAGGCGATTCTTGAGAACATCAACATCCTCTTTGCGAACCGGCACGAGGCAAAGCAGATGGCCGAGACGCTCGGCACGACGGTGCATGACCTGGCGGCGCGGGTGGACCTCGCGGTCTTCACGATGGATTCAAAGGGGTGCATGCTCTGCGTCGACGGCGAGGAGAAGCATATCCCGGCGATCCGGGTCGACGCGGCCGACCCTACGGGTGCGGGCGACGCCTTCAGGGCCGGGTTCCTGACCGCCTATGCCCGCGGCTACGAGCCGGTGCGCTGCTGCACGGTCGGGACGACGGCGGCCTCCTTCGTGGTGGAGAAGGTCGGGTGCCAGACCAACCTCCCGACCTGGGAACGGTTGGCGAGGCGGCATGAGGAATACTTCGGACCGATTGTGAAGAGGTAA
- a CDS encoding diphthine--ammonia ligase yields MTWAALTSGGKDSVLAVQRAIDAGIEVSALVTVRPENPHSYMFHSANLDAVRVMADAAGMEYHEIPSAGKKEEEIFEMEEGLAALGLDGIVTGAVASTYQRSRLEAIAGRLGMKLYAPLWHMDYADLLREVAARLDAIIVVCAAEGLTEEFLGAHIDGPMVERLLDLEKRYRINPAGEGGEYESLTLNAPFFSRPVTYASAERHSVGDRHELVLKGFR; encoded by the coding sequence ATGACATGGGCAGCACTGACGTCTGGCGGCAAGGACTCGGTCCTTGCCGTGCAGCGGGCGATCGACGCCGGGATCGAGGTCTCGGCCCTGGTGACGGTCAGGCCTGAGAACCCGCATTCGTATATGTTCCATTCGGCCAACCTGGACGCGGTCCGGGTGATGGCCGACGCCGCCGGGATGGAGTACCACGAGATCCCGTCGGCCGGGAAGAAGGAGGAGGAGATCTTCGAGATGGAGGAAGGCCTCGCCGCCCTCGGGCTCGACGGGATCGTCACCGGGGCGGTGGCCTCGACCTACCAGCGTTCTCGCCTGGAGGCGATCGCGGGGAGGCTCGGGATGAAACTCTATGCCCCGCTCTGGCATATGGACTATGCCGACCTCCTCCGCGAGGTGGCGGCCCGCCTTGATGCGATCATCGTCGTCTGTGCTGCCGAGGGCCTGACCGAGGAGTTCCTGGGAGCGCATATCGACGGGCCGATGGTGGAGCGGCTCCTGGACCTGGAGAAGCGCTACCGGATCAACCCGGCGGGCGAGGGGGGTGAGTACGAGAGTCTCACCCTCAACGCCCCCTTCTTCTCCAGACCGGTCACCTACGCCTCGGCCGAGCGGCACTCGGTCGGCGACCGGCACGAACTGGTCCTCAAGGGATTCAGATGA
- a CDS encoding DUF2070 family protein, which produces MNGRAETSDVRMAGLSRYIFTAPSWPRSLAIIVVLGLLIDGVSLRAGDTYPFFGTLAFTIPAVLATFLTRPLLMERGKVITWNRSALLAAAGTVFAVIVTLFSVVLGQSGLLPLTFALAMGLVFGVRLLVIAAIADYRLSHVVMPALPQSAFGVVFATLSFGQEFLILGAVLHLVFGFGCVLFVWFVERPLNKGFHISAFNFINTFIEHMTDGSKSMEDFFREIGEEVSVPQVSLAFRRDGRRDILFTVPNVHPGPMGEIGGGNLTRAIYEAFPEEVLTAHGCSTHDFNLVSASESEKIVSAVEDSLEDLVYSPLAGPSRRTRVGSVEVLAQPMGDALMMVSTRWPQKTEDVDFAIGMAVMAEAHRCFAHCAFVDAHNCMADVASPVHIASKEGNEYLAAAEQCISDSAGGAVHAFRAGAARVPLPFTREEGVGDLGVQALVVETAGQRTAYVLFDGNNMVTDLRAEVRKAVGDLVDECEVMTSDSHVVNTVTGKNPVGLHVSPDILAGFAKQAVEAAVADLADAEVASASAACEDVLVFGSNRISELASTVNAMLVFIPPLSLAVLLVAFLLSVLAYVVIV; this is translated from the coding sequence ATGAACGGTAGAGCCGAGACGAGCGACGTCAGGATGGCCGGGCTCTCCCGGTATATTTTCACCGCCCCGTCCTGGCCCCGGTCCCTTGCGATCATCGTCGTCCTCGGCCTGCTCATCGACGGGGTGAGTCTGCGGGCCGGCGATACGTATCCGTTCTTCGGCACGCTGGCCTTCACTATTCCTGCGGTCCTGGCGACGTTCCTGACCCGCCCTCTCCTGATGGAGCGGGGCAAGGTGATCACCTGGAACCGTTCGGCCCTGCTGGCGGCGGCGGGCACGGTCTTTGCGGTGATCGTCACGCTCTTCTCGGTGGTGCTCGGCCAGAGCGGACTGCTCCCCCTCACCTTCGCCCTCGCGATGGGGCTGGTCTTCGGGGTGCGGCTGCTGGTCATCGCGGCCATCGCGGACTACCGTCTCTCCCATGTGGTGATGCCGGCCCTGCCGCAGAGCGCCTTCGGGGTGGTCTTTGCCACGCTCTCGTTCGGGCAGGAGTTCCTGATCCTGGGCGCGGTTCTTCACCTGGTCTTCGGGTTCGGGTGCGTGCTCTTTGTCTGGTTTGTGGAGCGGCCGCTGAACAAGGGCTTCCATATCAGCGCCTTCAACTTCATCAACACCTTCATCGAGCACATGACCGACGGTTCGAAGAGTATGGAGGACTTCTTCCGCGAGATCGGCGAGGAGGTCTCGGTCCCGCAGGTGAGTCTCGCCTTCAGGCGGGACGGCAGGCGCGACATCCTCTTCACGGTCCCGAATGTTCACCCCGGTCCGATGGGCGAGATCGGCGGCGGCAACCTGACGCGGGCGATCTACGAGGCCTTCCCCGAGGAGGTGCTCACGGCCCACGGGTGTTCGACGCACGACTTCAACCTGGTCTCGGCTTCGGAGAGCGAGAAGATCGTCTCGGCGGTGGAGGACTCGCTCGAAGATCTCGTCTACTCCCCGCTTGCGGGGCCGTCCCGCCGCACCCGCGTGGGGTCGGTGGAGGTGCTCGCACAGCCGATGGGCGACGCCCTGATGATGGTCTCGACGCGCTGGCCGCAGAAGACCGAGGACGTCGACTTCGCGATCGGGATGGCGGTGATGGCCGAGGCGCACCGGTGCTTTGCGCACTGCGCCTTCGTCGACGCCCACAACTGCATGGCCGACGTCGCCTCGCCGGTCCACATCGCCTCGAAGGAGGGGAACGAGTACCTCGCCGCCGCGGAGCAATGCATCTCCGACTCGGCCGGGGGTGCGGTGCATGCCTTCCGGGCCGGGGCGGCCCGCGTGCCTCTCCCGTTCACCCGCGAGGAGGGAGTCGGCGACCTCGGGGTGCAGGCGCTGGTCGTCGAGACGGCCGGGCAGCGGACGGCCTATGTCCTCTTCGACGGCAACAACATGGTCACCGACCTCCGTGCCGAGGTGCGCAAGGCGGTCGGCGACCTCGTCGACGAGTGCGAGGTGATGACCTCCGACTCGCATGTGGTCAACACCGTCACCGGCAAGAACCCGGTCGGGCTCCACGTGAGCCCCGACATCCTCGCCGGTTTCGCGAAGCAGGCGGTGGAGGCGGCGGTCGCCGACCTCGCCGATGCGGAGGTGGCCTCGGCCTCGGCCGCCTGCGAGGACGTCCTGGTCTTTGGCTCCAACCGGATCTCGGAACTCGCGAGCACGGTGAACGCGATGCTCGTCTTCATCCCGCCGCTCTCCCTGGCGGTGCTGCTGGTGGCGTTTCTGCTGTCGGTGCTCGCGTATGTGGTGATTGTTTAG
- a CDS encoding type II toxin-antitoxin system PemK/MazF family toxin, with product MGRFVKGDVVIVPFPFSDLSTVKRRPALVVATPDGDDLILCQITSQQVRDRYAIGIADTDFTEGTLRKSSNVRPNRIFSASINLILYRAGHLDDQAMKSVITRLIEILQAE from the coding sequence TTGGGACGATTTGTAAAAGGCGATGTTGTTATCGTACCGTTTCCCTTCTCAGACCTCTCAACCGTAAAACGACGTCCGGCCCTTGTCGTTGCTACCCCCGATGGCGACGACCTCATCCTCTGCCAGATCACGAGTCAACAGGTCCGGGACCGCTACGCCATTGGTATCGCCGACACTGACTTTACCGAAGGAACGCTCCGAAAATCAAGCAACGTCCGACCAAATCGGATATTTTCCGCCAGCATCAACCTTATTCTGTATCGGGCCGGCCACCTCGATGATCAGGCCATGAAGTCGGTCATCACCAGGCTCATTGAGATCCTTCAGGCCGAATGA
- a CDS encoding copper-translocating P-type ATPase, which produces MDPHHEHHPPTHEHGAGGGHHGHAALADFKRRFIVSTILTVPILILSPTIQMLLGFSVDVPGAEYIVLLLATVVYLYGGYPFLTGIVDELKARMPGMMTLIAVAITVAYFYSAAVVFGVPGEGFFWELATLIDIMLLGHWIEMRSVLGASRALEELVRIMPQEAHRLGDGAVEEVTVEALGVGDRVLVKPGEKIPIDGVVVDGESSVDEAMLTGESQPVTRRAGDTVIGGAINGEGSLVVEVKKVGADTYLSQVVDLVRRAQESRSRTQDLANRAAFYLVVIALSVGALTFLGWVYLVGDAGFAIERAATVMVITCPHALGLAVPLVIAVSTALAAQSGFLIRERQAFERAKDIGAVVFDKTGTLTEGRFGVTDLLTFGGTDEEEVLRLAASLEARSEHPIAKGILREAEVRGLTPAALEEFRAVPGRGVEAVVAGRRLQVASPEHLEADPRVEALQRQGKTVVYLLEDGTPIGALALADIVRKESREAVARLKAMGIHCMMLTGDNRFVAAWVAEDLGLDQFFAGVLPHEKADKIAEVRKDYVVAMVGDGINDAPALVSADVGIAIGAGTDVAVESADIVLVRNDPRDVAAVVELSKKTYAKMVQNLFWATGYNAFAIPLAAGVASGYGILLTPAAGAILMSASTVIVAVNARLLRR; this is translated from the coding sequence ATGGACCCACACCACGAGCACCACCCCCCGACCCACGAGCACGGGGCGGGCGGCGGCCACCACGGCCACGCAGCCCTCGCCGACTTCAAGCGCCGGTTCATCGTCTCGACCATCCTCACCGTGCCCATCCTCATCCTCTCCCCGACCATCCAGATGCTCCTGGGGTTCAGCGTCGACGTCCCCGGCGCCGAATACATCGTCCTCCTCCTCGCCACCGTCGTATACCTCTACGGCGGCTACCCCTTCCTCACCGGCATCGTCGACGAACTCAAGGCCCGGATGCCTGGGATGATGACGCTCATCGCCGTCGCGATCACCGTCGCCTATTTCTACAGCGCCGCGGTGGTCTTCGGCGTTCCGGGCGAGGGCTTCTTCTGGGAACTCGCCACCCTGATCGACATCATGCTCCTCGGCCACTGGATCGAGATGCGCTCGGTGCTCGGGGCGTCGCGGGCCCTCGAAGAACTCGTGCGGATCATGCCGCAGGAGGCGCACCGCCTCGGGGACGGCGCCGTCGAGGAGGTGACGGTCGAGGCGCTCGGCGTCGGCGACCGGGTGCTCGTCAAACCCGGCGAGAAGATCCCGATCGACGGCGTGGTCGTCGACGGGGAGAGCAGCGTCGACGAGGCGATGCTCACCGGCGAGTCGCAGCCGGTGACCCGGCGGGCGGGCGACACGGTGATCGGCGGGGCGATCAACGGCGAAGGCTCGCTCGTCGTCGAGGTGAAGAAGGTGGGTGCCGACACCTACCTCAGCCAGGTGGTCGACCTGGTCCGCCGGGCCCAGGAGAGCCGGTCGCGCACCCAGGACCTCGCGAACCGGGCCGCCTTCTACCTCGTCGTCATCGCCCTCTCGGTCGGGGCGCTGACCTTCCTCGGGTGGGTGTACCTCGTCGGCGACGCCGGGTTTGCGATCGAACGGGCGGCGACGGTGATGGTGATCACCTGCCCCCACGCCCTCGGCCTCGCCGTCCCGCTGGTGATCGCCGTCTCGACCGCTCTTGCCGCACAGTCCGGGTTTTTGATCCGCGAGCGTCAGGCCTTCGAGCGGGCGAAAGATATCGGGGCCGTGGTCTTCGACAAGACCGGGACCCTGACCGAGGGGCGGTTCGGGGTGACCGACCTCCTCACCTTCGGCGGCACCGACGAGGAGGAGGTGCTGCGCCTCGCGGCCTCCCTCGAAGCCCGGTCCGAACACCCGATCGCAAAAGGCATCCTGCGGGAGGCGGAGGTTCGGGGCCTGACGCCGGCGGCCCTGGAGGAGTTCAGGGCGGTCCCGGGCAGAGGGGTCGAGGCGGTGGTTGCCGGCCGGCGGCTGCAGGTGGCGAGCCCCGAACACCTGGAAGCCGACCCGCGGGTGGAGGCGCTGCAGCGGCAGGGAAAGACCGTCGTCTACCTCCTCGAGGACGGGACCCCGATCGGTGCCCTCGCCCTCGCCGACATCGTGCGCAAAGAGTCCCGCGAGGCGGTCGCCCGCCTCAAGGCGATGGGGATCCACTGCATGATGCTCACCGGCGACAACCGGTTCGTCGCCGCCTGGGTGGCAGAAGACCTGGGGCTGGACCAGTTCTTCGCCGGCGTCCTCCCGCACGAGAAGGCCGACAAGATTGCAGAGGTCAGAAAGGACTACGTCGTCGCGATGGTCGGCGACGGCATCAACGACGCCCCGGCCCTCGTCTCCGCCGATGTGGGAATCGCGATCGGGGCCGGCACCGACGTCGCTGTCGAGAGCGCCGATATCGTGCTGGTCAGAAACGACCCCCGCGACGTAGCGGCGGTCGTCGAACTCTCGAAGAAGACCTACGCGAAGATGGTGCAGAACCTCTTCTGGGCCACCGGCTACAACGCCTTTGCGATCCCGCTCGCCGCAGGCGTGGCGAGCGGCTACGGGATCCTTCTCACCCCGGCGGCGGGGGCGATCCTGATGAGTGCGAGCACCGTGATCGTGGCGGTCAATGCACGGTTGCTCCGCAGGTAG
- a CDS encoding ATP-grasp domain-containing protein, with translation MIILDKPYVSRLLIETIAAMHLPVLANPTSKNLDLPDGTVLLSDDAFVARMREETTKGGDAEYRLYTNSEQSIAWIAEHLGFTGLPARIDRCKDKVKFREMLRPLYPDFFYREVAADRLENLEISALPKPFVIKPAVGFFSAGVYTVATDADWARVLASLTHEIDEIRAHYPPEVCDSGRFIIEEQIDGTEIAVDAYYTSDGTPVVLDILRHDFSAADDVDDKVYVTSAAIVREYLGPVLRLLGEINTLAGLTAFPFHIELRVGDDGTTTPIELNPLRFAGWCTTDIALHAYGINVYRCFFEERAPDWDRILREDAGRRYSLLVVKRPDGIDPDDIEGFDADRFLATFTHPLEWRPVDFRRYPVFGFLFTETDESTRDEIDEFLRSDQAECVIRRADR, from the coding sequence ATGATCATCCTCGACAAACCCTACGTCTCCCGCCTCCTCATCGAGACCATCGCCGCGATGCACCTCCCCGTCCTCGCGAACCCGACCTCAAAAAACCTGGATCTTCCCGACGGAACCGTCCTCCTCTCAGACGACGCCTTCGTCGCCCGGATGCGGGAGGAGACGACGAAGGGCGGGGACGCCGAATATCGGCTCTACACCAACTCGGAACAGTCCATCGCCTGGATCGCAGAGCACCTTGGGTTCACCGGCCTCCCGGCCCGGATCGACCGCTGCAAGGACAAAGTGAAGTTCAGGGAGATGCTCAGGCCCCTCTACCCGGACTTTTTCTACCGCGAGGTCGCGGCCGACCGCCTGGAGAATCTGGAGATTTCCGCACTCCCAAAACCCTTCGTCATCAAGCCCGCGGTCGGGTTCTTCAGCGCCGGCGTCTACACCGTCGCGACCGACGCCGACTGGGCCCGCGTGCTCGCCTCGCTCACGCACGAGATCGACGAGATCAGGGCGCACTATCCGCCGGAAGTCTGCGATTCGGGGCGGTTCATCATCGAGGAGCAGATCGACGGCACCGAAATCGCCGTGGACGCCTACTATACCTCCGACGGCACCCCGGTGGTCCTGGACATCCTCAGGCACGACTTCTCCGCGGCAGACGACGTGGACGACAAGGTCTACGTCACCTCGGCGGCGATCGTCAGAGAATACCTCGGTCCAGTCCTCAGACTGCTCGGGGAGATCAACACCCTCGCGGGCCTCACCGCCTTCCCGTTCCACATCGAACTCAGGGTCGGCGACGACGGCACCACGACCCCGATCGAACTCAACCCGCTCAGGTTCGCCGGGTGGTGCACGACCGACATCGCGTTGCATGCCTACGGGATCAACGTCTACCGCTGCTTCTTCGAAGAGCGTGCTCCCGACTGGGACCGCATCCTCCGCGAAGACGCGGGCAGGAGGTACTCCCTGCTGGTCGTGAAACGCCCCGACGGGATCGACCCGGACGATATCGAGGGTTTCGATGCCGACCGGTTCCTCGCGACCTTTACCCACCCCCTCGAGTGGCGCCCGGTCGACTTCCGCAGGTACCCGGTCTTCGGCTTCCTCTTCACCGAGACCGACGAGAGCACCAGGGACGAGATCGACGAATTCCTCCGGTCGGACCAGGCGGAATGTGTCATACGCCGGGCGGACCGGTGA
- a CDS encoding Fic family protein produces the protein MKKLPEKPPTIWNETAIRTIDTLQHDPTFRKAVTDYNTRYLAWDDLKYRIPDQKKRMAAWSVMKTLRTMRYEPVPYPPLDLKYSTTPEISRSLHIFDQYLSGTIQIHNKTIRLEESYIINSLMEEAIASSILEGAATTRKVAKEMLRKGRNPRNKSEQMVINNYLAMRYIRDHKDTPLTPEFILAIHRLVTEHTLEESVVGRFRDNDDIVVADPVTGVVHHTPPEHTEIPGLIDALCRFANADDDDARTFIHPIVRGIILHFLIGYIHPFEDGNGRTARSIFYWYVLSRGYWLFEHMPISRIILRSKRDYALAYLHTEYDEMDLTYFIQYHIRCIEEARKDLLTYIEKKQREQHATKAIMRTIQTINPRQADILREMMEHRDEYFTIREVSETHGVVYQTARTDLLGLAGQGCIRKEKRGREFVFIFNEACDLWSEGTKSGRFL, from the coding sequence ATGAAAAAACTCCCTGAAAAACCACCCACGATCTGGAATGAAACCGCCATCCGTACTATCGACACCCTCCAGCACGACCCCACGTTCAGGAAGGCGGTGACCGACTACAACACTCGTTACCTCGCCTGGGACGACCTGAAGTACCGCATCCCCGACCAAAAGAAACGGATGGCGGCATGGTCGGTGATGAAGACACTCAGGACGATGCGCTACGAACCCGTCCCCTACCCCCCCCTCGACCTCAAGTACTCGACCACTCCTGAGATCTCGCGCAGTCTCCACATCTTCGACCAATATCTCTCCGGCACGATCCAGATCCACAACAAGACCATCAGACTCGAAGAGTCCTACATCATCAACTCGCTCATGGAGGAGGCCATCGCCTCCAGTATCCTCGAAGGGGCGGCGACCACCCGCAAAGTCGCCAAAGAAATGTTGAGAAAGGGGAGAAACCCGCGGAACAAGTCTGAGCAGATGGTGATCAACAACTACCTGGCCATGCGGTATATCAGGGATCACAAGGACACGCCCCTCACCCCCGAGTTCATCCTCGCCATCCACCGACTCGTCACCGAGCACACGCTCGAAGAGTCTGTCGTCGGACGGTTCAGAGACAACGACGATATCGTGGTCGCCGACCCGGTCACCGGCGTCGTCCACCACACCCCGCCTGAGCACACCGAGATCCCGGGTCTCATCGACGCACTCTGCCGGTTCGCAAACGCCGACGACGACGATGCCCGCACCTTCATCCACCCCATCGTCAGAGGGATCATCCTCCACTTCCTCATCGGCTACATCCACCCCTTCGAGGACGGCAACGGCAGAACCGCACGCAGCATCTTCTACTGGTACGTCCTCTCGCGGGGCTACTGGCTCTTCGAGCATATGCCCATCTCCAGGATCATCCTGCGGTCTAAGAGGGACTACGCCCTCGCCTATCTCCACACCGAATACGACGAGATGGACCTCACCTACTTCATCCAGTATCATATCAGGTGCATCGAGGAAGCACGCAAAGACCTGCTCACCTACATCGAGAAGAAACAGCGCGAACAGCACGCGACGAAAGCGATCATGAGAACGATTCAAACTATCAACCCCAGGCAGGCGGACATTCTCAGGGAGATGATGGAACACCGCGACGAGTACTTCACCATCAGAGAAGTCTCAGAGACCCACGGTGTCGTCTACCAGACGGCGAGGACCGACCTCCTCGGCCTTGCCGGTCAGGGCTGCATCAGGAAGGAAAAACGCGGCCGGGAGTTTGTCTTCATCTTCAACGAGGCGTGCGACCTCTGGAGCGAGGGGACAAAATCGGGCCGTTTTTTGTGA
- a CDS encoding PDDEXK nuclease domain-containing protein yields MSLYEGIPEEYPVFLAGLKVRIREAQTRAVLSANRELILLYWHIGKEIVQRQEREGWGAKVIDRLSADLKREFPDMKGFSSRNLKYMRSFARAYPDEEFVQEVLAQITWYHTVTLLDKVKDPVQREWYIRRTIANGWSRNVLVHQIERGLIRREGRAVTNFSETLPAEQSDLALQTMKDPYIFDFLRMGETVRERELERGLIDHLREFLLELGVGFAFVGSQYRLAVGGQDFYLDLLFYHLRLRSYVVIDLKVGEFIPEYAGKMNFYLSAVDDLLAHSSDNPSIGIVLCKAKNRVIAEYALRDMARPIGVAGYVLTSSLPEELAGRLPTVDELEEELERGEG; encoded by the coding sequence ATGAGTCTGTATGAGGGTATCCCGGAAGAGTATCCTGTGTTTCTTGCTGGCCTGAAGGTGCGGATCCGTGAAGCTCAGACCCGTGCGGTCCTGTCGGCGAACCGGGAACTGATCCTGCTCTACTGGCATATCGGAAAAGAGATCGTGCAGAGGCAGGAGCGGGAGGGCTGGGGGGCGAAGGTGATCGACCGGCTCTCCGCCGATCTCAAGAGGGAGTTTCCCGATATGAAGGGTTTCTCTTCCCGGAACCTGAAATATATGCGTTCGTTTGCACGGGCGTACCCGGACGAGGAATTTGTGCAGGAGGTGCTTGCACAAATTACGTGGTATCATACGGTCACGCTGCTCGACAAGGTGAAGGATCCGGTACAGCGTGAATGGTATATCCGGAGGACGATCGCGAACGGCTGGTCGCGGAACGTGCTCGTCCACCAGATCGAGCGCGGGCTTATCAGACGTGAGGGACGGGCGGTGACGAATTTTTCGGAGACTCTCCCGGCGGAGCAGTCCGACCTCGCTCTCCAGACCATGAAAGATCCCTATATTTTTGATTTTCTCCGGATGGGAGAGACGGTGCGGGAGCGAGAACTGGAACGGGGTTTGATCGACCATCTCCGCGAGTTCCTGCTGGAACTTGGTGTGGGATTTGCGTTCGTGGGCAGTCAGTATCGTCTGGCGGTCGGCGGGCAGGACTTCTACCTCGACCTCCTCTTCTACCACCTCAGACTCCGGTCCTATGTGGTGATCGACCTGAAGGTGGGCGAGTTCATCCCGGAGTATGCGGGGAAGATGAACTTCTACCTCTCGGCGGTCGACGACCTCCTGGCTCATTCTTCTGACAACCCGAGCATCGGGATCGTGCTCTGCAAGGCGAAGAACCGCGTGATCGCCGAGTATGCCCTGCGGGATATGGCCCGACCGATCGGGGTGGCCGGGTATGTGCTGACCTCGTCGCTGCCTGAGGAGTTGGCCGGGCGGTTGCCGACGGTGGATGAACTGGAGGAGGAGCTGGAGCGGGGGGAGGGGTGA
- the cas2 gene encoding CRISPR-associated endonuclease Cas2, which produces MSVRLVVTYDISKDKIRNRVFRILEGYGAWKQYSIFELEITDVQRVQMEEKIRGVIGPHDRVRVYELCTRCVGKITDLGEQSPESLSNVV; this is translated from the coding sequence ATGAGCGTGCGGTTGGTGGTGACCTATGATATCTCCAAGGATAAGATCAGAAATCGGGTGTTCAGGATTCTTGAGGGGTATGGTGCGTGGAAGCAGTATAGTATCTTTGAACTTGAGATCACCGATGTGCAGAGGGTGCAGATGGAGGAGAAGATCAGGGGGGTCATCGGCCCGCATGACAGGGTGCGGGTCTATGAACTCTGTACCAGGTGTGTCGGAAAGATTACGGATCTCGGGGAGCAGTCGCCGGAGTCGCTCTCCAATGTGGTGTAG